From the Tachysurus fulvidraco isolate hzauxx_2018 chromosome 21, HZAU_PFXX_2.0, whole genome shotgun sequence genome, the window atgttctcttatttttctttttctttgactATGTTTAAAACAGCAGATTATATAgaagtttttattatataatacattgaaatgtattataaatattataagtttattctgattatatgttatatattatttgatatgtttactattgttattaaatatgttatgttatgaaTAGTTAGTATAGTTATGAATTATATACAGTGGTACCGCTGAACGACCAAACCCCGCTTATCGACCTCGACCCACGTAGCGCGAGGCGAAGGATCTTCCCAGTCTCCCCTCAGCCTTCATGGAGAGAGCATCTATCGTAAATTACACTTcggtttgtgaacaatattagtGTTATTTAGCCGTCAATATAACGATTTAGTgcgtgtatattgtatatacaatactttgtttaaagtgtaaagtcTCCTGGCAGTGAGGGCTCATCCTCCTCCAACTAACACCACCACTCAGCCTCCTCCCGCCCATTCCATCAAGCCGTCACTGTGACTTAACGAGTAAGTACAGtacaataatttttttggttacttttgtaaagtttttaatttatactttttactgtattatatacaatattatttatgtacctgtattattttatgtgttattTAGTATTAATAGTGATAAAAATGGGGCaaaaattgttaattattgGGTATAGGTGGAGGTCAGGAACGGATTAATTGGGTATCCGTTATTTCTTATGGGATAATTACATTCGCTCTTCGACCTTTTCGCATTTCGACCTGTTTTGAGAAACGGATTAAGGTCGATAAGCGGGGTACCACTGTACTGTGTTGTAAATGTattgaatagatagatagatagatagatagatagatagatagatagatagatagatagatagatagatagatagatagatagatagattggtGGATAGGTGGGTGGATAGATAGGTCggtcgatagatagatagatagatagatagatagatagatagatagatagatagatagatagatagatagatagatagatagatagggagggggtggatagatagatagatagatagatagatagatagatagatagatagatagatagatagatagatagatagatagatagatagatagatagatagatagataggtgggtcgatagatagatagatagatagatagatagatagatagatagatagatagatagatagatagatagatagatagatagatagatagataggtgggtcgatagatggatagatagatagatagatagatagatagatagatagatagatagatagatagatagatagatagatagatagatagatagatagatagatgggtggataggtgggttgatagatagatagatagatagatagatagatagatagatagatagatagatagatagatagatagatagatagatagatagatagatagatagatagataggtggaTAGGTGGGTGGATAGATAGgtgggtggatagatagatagatagatagatagatagatagatagatagatagatagatagatagatagatagatagatagatagatagatagatagatagatgggtgtaTGGGTGGATAGGTGGGTGGGtcgatagatggatggatggatgggtggatggatagatagatagatagatagatagatagatagatagatagatagatagatagatagatagatagatagatagatagatagatagatagatagaactttcaTGATGATGAAGAACTTTACACTGATGTTGTAACTTAAATAATGGCTCTTTACAACCATGATGATCAGAAAAGCTTTTCAAAACGGACAAACGAAACACGGAAGCTCTTCAGTCTCAAGGTTCAAAGCTTTGTAGGATTTGAGCTGATTTATCTGCTCACCACGGTTATAACTAGTGCTTATAATCAGACTTAACATCGGAGATCTGCACTTTCTGAAATACCAACAACTATGCACAGGATTAACCGATGTACGTATCTGcaatgaatttatttacatttacatttacagcatttggcagacgcccttatgaAGTATCTgttgatgaatacattaacactggttcactaggttacagactcgtcctgtttggacatctagaggaagttcactAAACTTGATGTATTCCTACCTCTTACtgtgagagatggtgggaccagtggggcagtgctggtagatctgagggtgatAAGAGCTTtaaggtaagagggagctggtccatctttggctttgtaggcaagcttcagtgttttgaatctgatgtgttcagctaccagaagccagagGAGGAGAGCAGCAGTGGGGTAGTGTGGAGAACTTGGGCAGGTTGAAAACAGGAGAGCTGCAATGCCATGTTTGGATTATTTGTAAAAGACAGATTTTTCTAATAAAGACTAATAAAACGTTCAGAGGTACAGTAGACCTGACAGCAGAGAGGTGAATTAGTCCAGATTCGGAATGACAAGAGACCGAACAAGCAGccgagcagcctgtgtggatagAAATGGCCGAATCCTCCTGACGATGTTGAGAAGAAACCGACgtgagcgtgtcacattagcaacatgccaGGAAAAGGACCGTTGATTGTCCCTGGTTACACTATTACTCTCTACGCTGCTGAATGTTGGGCTGATTACAGTATAGGATCAAATTTGTAAAACAGAAGTAGTTGTTTgtgagaggaaataaaaatttCCCAGCTTTCACTTTTATTCAGAAAACCTTTTTGCTGCTTGTCCATCCAAACTATATTACAGTTGTGTTTCAGCTATGAGTAGAACCGAgagtttctttatttcatttgaaaaggatttatttatttcaaattttttcGGGACGCTTTCCACTACATTTCCCCTCCTTCACACACTGCAGTATTATTAGTCTGGCGAGAGACAGAAGCATCACATGACGTCTCCCCTGATAGCCTTTAAACTTTCCGTTGCACCCTTTCAGCCAGGAGCTTTCTGCCTTATTGCATGTGAAGCATCACAAATATCCTTCTTTCCACGTAGTTTGACACGTAGATGCTTTTGTTAACAAATTTCATTAATTTACACGTCCTGGACCTTCCGATAACgtacaaaaaacatacatacatacatatatatatatatatatatataagaaaatgaaatatttagatatattaGATTTTGTAGTCTAAAAAGCCTTGAATATCTTCTacttaaacactgaacacaaacttcTAATTACTTCATCAATCACCTatgatgtgtaaaaaaaatgaataagtaACCGTATAGTTCGAGGGTTAGTCACGTCCGTACGTTTGTTCAATATTGCTCAGGCCGATGGAGCAGCTTCTGAGAGTTTTGCTACATTAATACATTCACCCTTTAGTGTTTATTAGAAAACACGCATCTTCGTTCTCTTGCAGCTCTCTTCTCACCGCCGCCGTCCGTTCTCTCGCTCTTCTGGAAAGCTTTGTTCAGGGTATTACAGTTGTAGGTGTTATAGTTGGAGCTGCTGTGCCGTTGATCCACGGGGGGAAGGTGTCGAGTGAGAACATAAGTGTTCCCCACGTGTTAATCGCCAAGTTGATGCACAAGATGCCGATCAAATTGAGCATGAAGCCAGCCTTTGCCTTTGGAAAGAGCAGAAACACAATTACTCAGATACTTGGATCGATGTTGTATATTTATAGAAAGATTTCAAAATTCTCTATTCATCACTGGTTTCAATACGGAGCTTAGTTTATATTTCACATCGATTATTTGGAGGAAATATTCTAACAGTATCATGTAATGTGACCGAGGTGTAGAGGAATGAACTAtgagaggtgggagtaagtcacacatgtgcaagtcacaagtaagtctcaagtcatgaatgtcaagtcaaattcaagtcacatctttttttaatatttgtcaactaagtctcaaatttgcgacttacgtctgactcgagtcaagtgatatgactcgagtcccccatctctggtgcCTACTcatgctcaaaaaaaaaaaaaaaaagaactgaattaaggttcattcattcattcattcactttctaccgtttatccgaactattctcgggtcacggggagcctgtgcctatctcaggcggcatcgggcatcgaggcaggatacaccctggacggagtgccaacccatcacagggcacacacactctcattcactcacacacacacacacacaccctacggacaattttccagagatgccaatcaacctaccatgcatgtctttggaccgggggaggaaaccggagtatccggaggaaacctccgaggcacggggagaacatgcaaactccacacacacaaggtggagacgggaatcgaacccccgaccctggaggtgtgaggcaaacgtgctaaccactaagcactaaatgggggcacggtgaattaatgtgttaattctaaattgtaaaagtaaataaataaataaataaatatcataggTAGGCAGAAACCATAATACCATAtgactgataataataataataataataataataataataataataataataataataataataataataataataatagtccaTCTCATGAGCCATTCCACCAGTTAATGGAATGAAAATGGACTTATGAGACATGAGATACAATTGGAGCATCTGAgtgcagaaatgggtttgatatgaTTGTTTGCTCTGAAGATAGAAGCATTCGTAagaaaaattgtttttgtttttatggaacttttctatgaatatattaccCTTAGTATTCTAgggaaaaactgaaatatttctaaaacactacaaattctcaGTGTCTTCAGAGTGTCTGCTTTCAtataagcttcatattaaccaccattGTAGAATGAGATATGGCAAAGACATTCATTGTAGAACatggacaaaataaaaacaggagcaAGCTCCATTTTTTTGGCCTCTGAGGAAGAGTTAAtaagaggtagccgagctgaagatgttgaggttctctttgggagtgacaagattggacaggattaggaacgagtacatcagagggacagctcatgttggacgtttgggggacaaagttagggaggccagattaagatggtttggacatgtttgGACATCAGAgtagggagagtgagtatattggtaggagaatgttggacatggacctgccaggcaggaggcaaagaggaggtatatggatgtaattaatgaggatatgaagttAGTGGGTgaaagtgttgaggatgcagaagatagggataagtagagagagatgattcggtGTGGCgaccctgaagggaaaagccgaaagaagaagaagaagaaggaagagttAATGAGGTTGTAGCCAAACATGGCATTGACAAGTACAAAACCAGGACTAGCCTGAGGGGTAAGTCGTGGTAGCCTGCTGGTTTAAGTGTTGGACTACAAATCAGGAAGGTTGTGTGCTTGAATACCAGGTCCACCAGAAGCAAGGCACTTAATATTCAGCTGTAAAATATACGTTGCCCTCGACGAGGCGTCTAtgattaaatgctgtaaatatagcCAAGGAAAAGACGACAACGTGGCGTCTTTTCTTTTGGTCAAAACAAAGACCGTATTTAGTGAGACCAATGCCCAAGTCAGAGTCAATAAGGGAACGATTGTGCCTCATTTAGAAATATTACGGtttgttatattggtagaaATACGGATGAAAAACCATTATACTAAAGTAATAGTGGAGTGATGTGAAGAAGTGATGCCTTTACCATGTCGAGTACTTTGAGAGTGCCGTATGAGAAAGCGATGGCGTTGGGTGGAGTGGCCACTGGCAGCATGAAAGCCATGGAGGCGCTGATGGTGCAGGGCAGCATGACATACAGAGGATGGAGATTTATAGTTGTGGCCTGGGGAACACAAACATTTAGGGTCAGTTTTGTACATTTGGTGATCTGGActatatttttaattctgtaTTTAATAACTTTGGATATTTTTGGATTAAACCTATCCAAGTCTCAGAAAACCTATTCGATGAACCAATTCAAGATATCAGAAACATGACATGCTTTACAGACCCTACAATCATAACCACTGCTTGAGAATGTTCTCTTTTCCACATCTTTACTGTACATTGTATTGAATAATTCGTATTGAAGTGCCAATAAATGCTCTTACCATAGAAGCGAGAATGGGGAGGAAGAGCGTCGTCGTGGCCGTGTTGCTGGAGCACTCTGTAAATGTTCCCACCAGCAGACAGAGCAGTATCGAGATGGCAAATGGTGGGATGCTCTGAAGAGGGGCAAGACTTTCACCCAGCCATTTCGACAGTCCAGACACCTGGAAGAACAACAATATTTTTTGCAAACGTCTAATATCTGGaaacttttcattttaaattaaattaacgtGAAATGGTGAAATGTCAGGAAGTGTCTTTAATGTCACGCAGGAGAAACTTTAGCAAATGTTAAGGTTAATAATGCAACAGATGGGCAAACAGTACAAACGAGGACACGTGTTAGCGTTCACTATCACTGTTTTCTAGGTGGTGCATAAGGGAGAGTTGGATGGTGGGTAGGAAGTGGTGACCAAATTGGGGAGAAATTGGTAGAAAATGGCTTAGTACAGTACGTGAAAAATCGAATGGTAAAATTCGGACGTGAACAGCACGACAAAAGCATTGTCAAATGCATAATGTACCACAGCTTACATACTCAAAAGCATcatgtatctatttatttatttattttttacctcacTGCCAGTTGCCAGGGCATATCCACCTCCCAGAAGCAGCACAATGTTCCACGGCATCTGCTTGTGCACCACATTCCATTCCAGCAGAGCTGGAGGAGATTTGGGTTTCTTCTGAATCGGCTGCACTGCGTCTCctcctgaataaaataaataaataaatatgtgtctTCCTTACTGTACCAACAAGATCTCTTTTTCCAGTCCATGAAATATACTTGCTAATGAAACTACAAAAGGATTTGCCTTGCCTTCTACGGTTCCTTCGTGATCATCTTCCATTGAACCACACAAACATGTTATTTCAGCTGGGATGAGGAAGAACACGGTGGATATAAGAATGGCCACCGTGCCATCAGTGATAAACCTGTGAGAAAAACGTGGAGCTTTTTAAGGATGATGGACTTTGTCATTTCCTGTAATgcttaaaatgtttaaagacaCAATAGTGGAtttgtaaagtgttttatttcttgctatAACAAATAACctggaaaatactgtatgtgtaccaTGTATGGAAATATGTGGTCTAGGAACACTTGTGAGTCCTGTCAGTCTTTTTATAGACACGCCCCTTGTCCATGCCCCATTTTTGTTCAGAAGTTTAGACGTGACTTAACACAACTAGATTCTCAATTAAGTAAAATTTTCTACTCCACGACACTCCTCCTGCatcctacagtatgtacacagaACAAGAATAAAGCGCTGAATTGATTAATGACTGGTTTGATTAAATAACGAATGATGGTAGATGTATTTTTAGCACTTATAAGAGAGTTCAAAGctacaataatttattatttttattttcacatttatttaaataacctGAGAAGTATATTAAAGACATGATCATAAATGATGGTTTAAGaggataattaataataataataacaataataataataataataacaacaacaacaacaataataataataataataatatgatcatataatacttattattattattattattattattattattattaatcaccaGAGCTGATCGTGACTAATGCAAATGCCTGACTTTGATTTTACAAACATTGTGTAATGAAACATCACGAACACTTGATGGAGTGCTCTGACTTTTGTCCTAGATTTTCATATTGAACTACAGAAAATAGGAGTATAGAGATATCTGGGAGGTTTATGTGGTTTAAATCCAgtgcttttaataataaagattcAAAATAGATGTATGAAAGTGTCGATTATAGATATTTCCTGGACAAAAAATTAATAGACATgtgtttttatcagttttgCACTTACGGTCCAAGTTCGTTAAGCGAAGAAGCCCAACCTGGCATGAATCCTGGCTCTCTGCTGAACCACAACACGACCAACACCACAAAAATAGTAAGCACGGCACCTTCACCAAATTTTATTCTGCCCAGTTTCTTAAATTCCTGCTTGATCACATCATAGGCCTCATCATCACCTGCGCTTTCAACCCCACAGCCAAATGTCTTcttaaaactgtaaagaaacaaaaattcaATACTTAGGAGATCTCAGATCATCCATCAGGGATTCCTAGCACATTTTACGTTGTTTTTCTTTGACGTACTTCAAACCCAAATACATGAACTGCAGCCAGACCCAAGCCAAaagcaacatcaacaacatgttGGGAAACGCAAAGCCAAACCAGCTGGCAAAGTTGATCACATTAGGGTTTTCTGggaataggctaaaaaaaacaaaaacatacaacatTAAACGTCATTATACATAAAACATTGGTTTTATTAATCAATAAGACATTTCTCTGGTGACAATGTTCAATATTTCAGTAAGGATCTAACTGTATAAGACGTATTTTTGGAAATTCCATGACTGAACATCATGGTTGGGAAAAAAAACGAACggtgtgtttttataaagcATCGTTCAAATGAtcagaaaatattttgaacaaaaaaatacatacatgtttatattaGCAATATTATCGACAGAATTTACATAATTCCATGAGGCATGATGAAGGTGGTGAAGATtaagggcaaaaaaaaaggtcatgcATTCAGTTTTTGGGGTTAAAAAATACTTATATAGAACGATTGTAAAGATGTAATCGAGACCAGTCTCAAGTGTTTTGGCAGATAATTCCAACAGCCGTAAACGAATTCTCCATAAATGTAGGTGTTAATCATGAAAGAactgaattattaataaattcgCAAAAAAATTCTTGAAATATACCATTTTTACGAATTAGATGAATCGCCAAAGCGAGATTTTTAAAACCGTCCGAGTGAATGGAGTTCACTTAGACGTAATCAGCTACAAAAAGCCTTACCTGTCCATCTGACCTTTGAGGATAAGGTTTGGTGTTGTGCCTGTAAGGGTGGCTGTGCCCCCGATGCTGGCAGAGTAGCACACGCTCAAACTCATCCCTTTATTCAGCCAGAGATACTTCTGTTCCCGAGCCTTGCGTTGAAACTCTGCTACAGAATCCAAGGTGTCCTCCGGACACGAGATCACATCTGGTACGATATGAGAAATTAACAGCATCATcatttgtatataatttattcagtattaACATAATAATAGCCATTAAAGTCATAAACAATAAATCCATATGACAGCTACGGCTTTCAGGGTTTCCTCTAAACCACGCTTCAATAAGACAAACTCATGGGTTGTTTGTTGTCCTGATTTTGATAATATTAGTAGTCCAAGTTAtgtgttagtgtcctgtgtaTAGAACATGGACCAGAGCATTGGTCTTGCTCTAGTAAGCACAAGTGTATTATGTATCTTctagtgttttttgtgtttacatCGACacgtatactgtacatgctccaaaatatctctctttttttacatCTGCTAACTGATcatagggggaaaaaatatataaaacttgaATGTGATGCAAGATGGAGTCTTACTGATGGGATAAAGGTGATAAACCtgcatataatattaataagtattaaaataataagtgttataataataagtactataataataataataataataataataataagaagaagaagaagaagaagaattattataataataataagtattattattattattattattattattattattatttgccaCATTAAATGCAATCTATATATAAATTCAAGGTAATCTAGACACAGAAGCCCAACAGTATTTAAGTTTAAGTCGCTTTGGAAtttaagggcgtctgctaagtTCCGTAAATGTCTAAGTCTTGAAAAGGTCGTGCCCCGGGTGAAGGTCATAAGGTAGGTATGgatatgtttataatatttgtaatattgttctaaatgtaaatatagcaCAAACTCTATGCTGGTTGGCATTACGTTGGCTTCTGTTTCTTATGGGCATTTTGCCGGTGGTGATTTCGGTCATCTCGAAAGTCTGGTTGTCTATGCCTTCTCTCCGCTCTCTTTCGTCTCTCTCGGCTTCTGTTTTACTGAGCTGGTTCAGCACGGCCTGGGCGATGGGCAGCATCATGGCAGTGGTAGCGGTGTTACTGATCCACATGGACAGGAAAGCTGTTACACTCATAAAGCCCAACATCAACCTTGAGAAACACaaggaagggaagaaaaatGCATGAGATACATCACACGCAGAAATACAGTTAGCAAAattgcaaacagacaatatatacatacacacacacacacacacacacacacacacacacacacacacacacacacacacacacacatataaaattaaaagtacACCCTCCTTCGATTCTGCTTTTATTTAGCAGAAAAAAGGTCAACCAAGGTGTTGGACCTCAACACCATGGAGATGCTGTGGTGGGATCTTAATAGAGCTAAGCATGAACAAATGTCCTCAAAAATCAAAGAACCGTAGCAATGTTGTCCAA encodes:
- the slc13a2 gene encoding solute carrier family 13 member 2, which encodes MGFYSTNILPFLTCLEEFAIWLWRNRNYVIIYITPFLILPLPLIYPSSQANCGYVIILMALYWCTECIPLAVTALLPVILFPFLGIMKSEEVCVLYLKDTNMLFIGGLVVAIAVEHWNLHKRIALGVLLIVGVRPALLMLGFMSVTAFLSMWISNTATTAMMLPIAQAVLNQLSKTEAERDERERREGIDNQTFEMTEITTGKMPIRNRSQHVISCPEDTLDSVAEFQRKAREQKYLWLNKGMSLSVCYSASIGGTATLTGTTPNLILKGQMDSLFPENPNVINFASWFGFAFPNMLLMLLLAWVWLQFMYLGLNFKKTFGCGVESAGDDEAYDVIKQEFKKLGRIKFGEGAVLTIFVVLVVLWFSREPGFMPGWASSLNELGPFITDGTVAILISTVFFLIPAEITCLCGSMEDDHEGTVEGGDAVQPIQKKPKSPPALLEWNVVHKQMPWNIVLLLGGGYALATGSEVSGLSKWLGESLAPLQSIPPFAISILLCLLVGTFTECSSNTATTTLFLPILASMATTINLHPLYVMLPCTISASMAFMLPVATPPNAIAFSYGTLKVLDMAKAGFMLNLIGILCINLAINTWGTLMFSLDTFPPWINGTAAPTITPTTVIP